From one Lasioglossum baleicum chromosome 11, iyLasBale1, whole genome shotgun sequence genomic stretch:
- the LOC143213773 gene encoding putative inorganic phosphate cotransporter isoform X1 — MTHSHSMKRVSVISISEKMKIPATKPEAWFGCRHVQISLMALGFMCCYAVRVTTSVTLEAMTNATSANPDFEQFEWNNSTKDIILSSFFWGYVCTQIIGSIIAHRWGAQKLFSIALFICGLVTLLVPAAAKYSGWEAVCVSRVIAGFCQGTVLPCLHTLLSKWVPMDERGRMSTFVYAGGWIGNVISLLSSGLLSVSSAGWPSCFYVWGGMTIVSGLLAYFIGKESPAEHPSIPQDEKEYIETSLGVTETEEKLPTPWMAMFTSIPMWALLVTQCAHNWGFWMLLTKIPSYMASVLRFDIKQNGMLTALPYLTAWLLSFPTSYVSDLLIKKNVVSVGASRKICNSIGQWIPAIALIGLGYVDKDHPQVAVAILVIAVASNVAVYCGHNVNHMDLSPNFAGNLMGITNTVANVCSILAPLIASVVVTEPSNALQWRNIFFLSAIIYFLGNLVFVLFGTSKIQKWNDPVTESKDKSVTEAAVENGYTKKGKINEGVVPE; from the exons CCTGGTTCGGATGTAGACATGTGCAAATTTCTTTGATGGCCTTGGGCTTTATGTGCTGTTATGCTGTTCGAGTTACTACATCCGTGACACTGGAAGCGATGACCAATGCTACCTCTGCAAATCCTGACTTTGAA CAATTCGAATGGAACAATTCGACGAAGGACATAATCTTGAGCTCCTTCTTCTGGGGCTACGTGTGCACGCAAATTATTGGAAGTATAATTGCCCACCGTTGGGGGGCTCAAAAGCTGTTTTCAATTGCGCTGTTTATTTGCGGCTTAGTAACTCTCCTCGTGCCTGCGGCAGCGAAATATAGCGGTTGGGAAGCAGTATGCGTTTCAAGAGTAATCGCAGGCTTTTGCCAAGGCACTGTACTACCTTGTCTTCATACACTACTTTCCAAATGGGTACCCATGGATGAAAGAGGTCGAATGT CGACGTTTGTCTACGCTGGTGGTTGGATCGGAAACGTTATCAGTTTGCTCAGTTCCGGTCTACTGTCAGTCTCCTCTGCAGGCTGGCCCAGCTGTTTCTACGTTTGGGGTGGTATGACTATTGTATCCGGTTTGCTAGCCTACTTCATTGGCAAAGAATCACCAGCTGAACATCCAAGCATCCCTCAGGACGAGAAAGAGTACATTGAAACTAGTCTGGGAGTGACTGAAACTGAAGAG AAATTACCTACTCCGTGGATGGCAATGTTTACCAGCATTCCTATGTGGGCACTGTTGGTGACACAGTGTGCTCATAATTGGGGCTTCTGGATGCTGTTAACAAAAATCCCGTCATACATGGCATCCGTCTTACGCTTCGACATCAAACAG aatGGTATGCTGACCGCGCTGCCTTATCTTACGGCATGGCTTCTTAGTTTTCCGACTAGCTACGTCTCGGATCTTCTTATAAAAAAGAATGTCGTCTCGGTTGGAGCTTCGAGGAAGATTTGCAATTCGATCGGTCAGTGGATCCCAGCAATAGCTTTAATCGGCCTCGGATACGTTGACAAGGACCACCCCCAAGTAGCAGTGGCGATTCTAGTTATCGCTGTTGCTAGTAACGTTGCCGTTTACTGTGGTCACAACGTGAATCACATGGATCTCAGTCCAAACTTCGCCGGCAATCTAATGGGCATTACAAACACAGTTGCGAACGTTTGCAGCATTTTGGCTCCGTTGATTGCCAGTGTCGTCGTTACGGAACCG TCGAACGCGTTGCAATGGAGGAATATATTCTTCCTGTCAGCTATAATTTACTTCCTTGGAAATCTTGTGTTCGTTCTGTTTGGCACAAGCAAAATTCAAAAGTGGAACGATCCCGTAACGGAAAGTAAAGATAAATCCGTAACAGAGGCAGCGGTGGAAAATGGATACACGAAGAAGGGAAAAATTAACGAAGGAGTGGTAccagaatga
- the LOC143213773 gene encoding putative inorganic phosphate cotransporter isoform X2, translated as MALGFMCCYAVRVTTSVTLEAMTNATSANPDFEQFEWNNSTKDIILSSFFWGYVCTQIIGSIIAHRWGAQKLFSIALFICGLVTLLVPAAAKYSGWEAVCVSRVIAGFCQGTVLPCLHTLLSKWVPMDERGRMSTFVYAGGWIGNVISLLSSGLLSVSSAGWPSCFYVWGGMTIVSGLLAYFIGKESPAEHPSIPQDEKEYIETSLGVTETEEKLPTPWMAMFTSIPMWALLVTQCAHNWGFWMLLTKIPSYMASVLRFDIKQNGMLTALPYLTAWLLSFPTSYVSDLLIKKNVVSVGASRKICNSIGQWIPAIALIGLGYVDKDHPQVAVAILVIAVASNVAVYCGHNVNHMDLSPNFAGNLMGITNTVANVCSILAPLIASVVVTEPSNALQWRNIFFLSAIIYFLGNLVFVLFGTSKIQKWNDPVTESKDKSVTEAAVENGYTKKGKINEGVVPE; from the exons ATGGCCTTGGGCTTTATGTGCTGTTATGCTGTTCGAGTTACTACATCCGTGACACTGGAAGCGATGACCAATGCTACCTCTGCAAATCCTGACTTTGAA CAATTCGAATGGAACAATTCGACGAAGGACATAATCTTGAGCTCCTTCTTCTGGGGCTACGTGTGCACGCAAATTATTGGAAGTATAATTGCCCACCGTTGGGGGGCTCAAAAGCTGTTTTCAATTGCGCTGTTTATTTGCGGCTTAGTAACTCTCCTCGTGCCTGCGGCAGCGAAATATAGCGGTTGGGAAGCAGTATGCGTTTCAAGAGTAATCGCAGGCTTTTGCCAAGGCACTGTACTACCTTGTCTTCATACACTACTTTCCAAATGGGTACCCATGGATGAAAGAGGTCGAATGT CGACGTTTGTCTACGCTGGTGGTTGGATCGGAAACGTTATCAGTTTGCTCAGTTCCGGTCTACTGTCAGTCTCCTCTGCAGGCTGGCCCAGCTGTTTCTACGTTTGGGGTGGTATGACTATTGTATCCGGTTTGCTAGCCTACTTCATTGGCAAAGAATCACCAGCTGAACATCCAAGCATCCCTCAGGACGAGAAAGAGTACATTGAAACTAGTCTGGGAGTGACTGAAACTGAAGAG AAATTACCTACTCCGTGGATGGCAATGTTTACCAGCATTCCTATGTGGGCACTGTTGGTGACACAGTGTGCTCATAATTGGGGCTTCTGGATGCTGTTAACAAAAATCCCGTCATACATGGCATCCGTCTTACGCTTCGACATCAAACAG aatGGTATGCTGACCGCGCTGCCTTATCTTACGGCATGGCTTCTTAGTTTTCCGACTAGCTACGTCTCGGATCTTCTTATAAAAAAGAATGTCGTCTCGGTTGGAGCTTCGAGGAAGATTTGCAATTCGATCGGTCAGTGGATCCCAGCAATAGCTTTAATCGGCCTCGGATACGTTGACAAGGACCACCCCCAAGTAGCAGTGGCGATTCTAGTTATCGCTGTTGCTAGTAACGTTGCCGTTTACTGTGGTCACAACGTGAATCACATGGATCTCAGTCCAAACTTCGCCGGCAATCTAATGGGCATTACAAACACAGTTGCGAACGTTTGCAGCATTTTGGCTCCGTTGATTGCCAGTGTCGTCGTTACGGAACCG TCGAACGCGTTGCAATGGAGGAATATATTCTTCCTGTCAGCTATAATTTACTTCCTTGGAAATCTTGTGTTCGTTCTGTTTGGCACAAGCAAAATTCAAAAGTGGAACGATCCCGTAACGGAAAGTAAAGATAAATCCGTAACAGAGGCAGCGGTGGAAAATGGATACACGAAGAAGGGAAAAATTAACGAAGGAGTGGTAccagaatga
- the LOC143213773 gene encoding putative inorganic phosphate cotransporter isoform X3, producing the protein MQNRRTTHRHTSKGNIDYSFANNSQFEWNNSTKDIILSSFFWGYVCTQIIGSIIAHRWGAQKLFSIALFICGLVTLLVPAAAKYSGWEAVCVSRVIAGFCQGTVLPCLHTLLSKWVPMDERGRMSTFVYAGGWIGNVISLLSSGLLSVSSAGWPSCFYVWGGMTIVSGLLAYFIGKESPAEHPSIPQDEKEYIETSLGVTETEEKLPTPWMAMFTSIPMWALLVTQCAHNWGFWMLLTKIPSYMASVLRFDIKQNGMLTALPYLTAWLLSFPTSYVSDLLIKKNVVSVGASRKICNSIGQWIPAIALIGLGYVDKDHPQVAVAILVIAVASNVAVYCGHNVNHMDLSPNFAGNLMGITNTVANVCSILAPLIASVVVTEPSNALQWRNIFFLSAIIYFLGNLVFVLFGTSKIQKWNDPVTESKDKSVTEAAVENGYTKKGKINEGVVPE; encoded by the exons CAATTCGAATGGAACAATTCGACGAAGGACATAATCTTGAGCTCCTTCTTCTGGGGCTACGTGTGCACGCAAATTATTGGAAGTATAATTGCCCACCGTTGGGGGGCTCAAAAGCTGTTTTCAATTGCGCTGTTTATTTGCGGCTTAGTAACTCTCCTCGTGCCTGCGGCAGCGAAATATAGCGGTTGGGAAGCAGTATGCGTTTCAAGAGTAATCGCAGGCTTTTGCCAAGGCACTGTACTACCTTGTCTTCATACACTACTTTCCAAATGGGTACCCATGGATGAAAGAGGTCGAATGT CGACGTTTGTCTACGCTGGTGGTTGGATCGGAAACGTTATCAGTTTGCTCAGTTCCGGTCTACTGTCAGTCTCCTCTGCAGGCTGGCCCAGCTGTTTCTACGTTTGGGGTGGTATGACTATTGTATCCGGTTTGCTAGCCTACTTCATTGGCAAAGAATCACCAGCTGAACATCCAAGCATCCCTCAGGACGAGAAAGAGTACATTGAAACTAGTCTGGGAGTGACTGAAACTGAAGAG AAATTACCTACTCCGTGGATGGCAATGTTTACCAGCATTCCTATGTGGGCACTGTTGGTGACACAGTGTGCTCATAATTGGGGCTTCTGGATGCTGTTAACAAAAATCCCGTCATACATGGCATCCGTCTTACGCTTCGACATCAAACAG aatGGTATGCTGACCGCGCTGCCTTATCTTACGGCATGGCTTCTTAGTTTTCCGACTAGCTACGTCTCGGATCTTCTTATAAAAAAGAATGTCGTCTCGGTTGGAGCTTCGAGGAAGATTTGCAATTCGATCGGTCAGTGGATCCCAGCAATAGCTTTAATCGGCCTCGGATACGTTGACAAGGACCACCCCCAAGTAGCAGTGGCGATTCTAGTTATCGCTGTTGCTAGTAACGTTGCCGTTTACTGTGGTCACAACGTGAATCACATGGATCTCAGTCCAAACTTCGCCGGCAATCTAATGGGCATTACAAACACAGTTGCGAACGTTTGCAGCATTTTGGCTCCGTTGATTGCCAGTGTCGTCGTTACGGAACCG TCGAACGCGTTGCAATGGAGGAATATATTCTTCCTGTCAGCTATAATTTACTTCCTTGGAAATCTTGTGTTCGTTCTGTTTGGCACAAGCAAAATTCAAAAGTGGAACGATCCCGTAACGGAAAGTAAAGATAAATCCGTAACAGAGGCAGCGGTGGAAAATGGATACACGAAGAAGGGAAAAATTAACGAAGGAGTGGTAccagaatga
- the LOC143213772 gene encoding aminopeptidase N isoform X1 produces the protein MAAIQCFLALLLIVVNSKRLEGSTIYGELHNVDDHNSYRLPEEAVPISYDLRLFTRLGLDDFDYQGRVKITFEIIKPTSTIVFHNDGLTIQEEKSKLYRQADGETNLIAIPITGHLQEEKRQFHILKLSEKLTPGIYVLELDFDGEARDDVFGFYRSSYVRNGETKWMGVTQFSPVYARRAFPCLDEPHLKAIFTLRIGHVGNQLATSNTPIATTVKYAYRNNTNYYLTTFEPTPRMSTYLVGWAVHDFLPETSGSSENFKIWTRASMRRRGSDALNQGVLIYSFLKSYFRVENPIPKMDQIAVPDFNFNAMENWGMITYRESVVLHEKAVTPTKYMFDGSTTMAHEYAHTWFGNLVTPSFWNVAWLKEGFASYFQYYALSFVQPSWNMMDKFVVDMLQPTLLLDSANHTRVMNGLDVGSPSSIMAVLDFVSYKKGASVIRMLAHVIGDSAFQNGLRSYLKDISYRPATPNDLYEHMQFAANKSGYLRADISIKHVMDSWTDQPSFPLVTVTRNYDENTVSISQERFCQSVDRCDKTGGMNKWWVPLNFATESSPANFSYTAAKDWLKPKDESLTIGPFSSGDWVIFNVQQIGYYRVNYDEKNWRLLINSLISKDFKKIHQVNRASLIDDAFNLAKAGYLDYSIPFNLSSYLIQELDYEPWLAAVNNFKFLEKMLRSVPEVHQLFRNHVKRLLDPIYNRLSFNESANDNVVTKLQRELILSTSCLMRNPHCVRMSQTLFEKWKLNEQILQDTRSFVYREGIRSGSDKDWYRMLTTWLVTDLHTEQELLLKALGCTGNSHLIDQYLAMTISDKSKVRKQYRVTIINAVLDGETENVDRLLQYLRHNLQKLISLRDHAFLGKVITAIGNAITSQKQTEQLRAFVEENLEGLDEVLTTAKQAIAVASENVDWTEKYSPIIADALKRLV, from the exons ATGGCAGCTATACAGTGCTTTCTCGCGTTATTATTGATCGTTGTGAACAGTAAACGTCTCGAAGGTTCAACGATCTATGGCGAACTCCATAATGTCGACGATCATAATTCATACAGACTACCCGAGGAGGCCGTACCGATTTCTTACGACCTTCGGTTATTCACTCGATTGGGATTAGACGATTTCGATTACCAAGGCCGCGTGAAGATAACGTTCGAAATAATTAAGCCGACCAGCACCATTGTATTTCATAATGATGGCTTGACTATACAGGAAGAGAAGTCGAAGCTTTACCGGCAAGCTGACGGAGAAACGAATTTAATTGCTATTCCAATTACTGGTCATTTGCAGGAGGAAAAGAGGCAATTTCACATTTTGAAATTGTCGGAAAAATTGACACCCGGTATATACGTGTTGGAGCTTGACTTCGATGGTGAAGCGCGCGACGACGTGTTTGGATTTTACAGGAGCTCGTACGTCAGGAACGGAGAGACAAA atGGATGGGGGTCACCCAATTCTCACCTGTGTACGCGCGTCGAGCGTTTCCCTGTCTCGACGAGCCCCACTTGAAAGCCATCTTCACCCTTCGTATCGGTCATGTAGGTAACCAACTGGCAACAAGCAACACTCCCATTGCAACTACAGTCAAATATGC TTACAGGAACAACACGAACTATTATTTAACCACGTTCGAGCCAACCCCGAGAATGTCCACTTACCTTGTCGGCTGGGCAGTCCACGATTTCCTCCCGGAGACGTCGGgaagctctgaaaatttcaaaatttggaCGCGAGCGTCGATGCGTCGGCGGGGATCTGACGCGTTGAACCAAGGTGTCTTGATCTACTCCTTCCTCAAGAGCTACTTCCGCGTCGAGAATCCGATCCCGAAGATGGACCAGATCGCCGTGcccgatttcaatttcaacgcgATGGAGAACTGGGGTATGATCACGTACAGAGAGTCGGTGGTCTTGCATGAGAAGGCCGTCACACCGACGAAGTACATGTTCGACGGATCCACCACTATGGCTCACGAGTATGCTCACACCTGGTTCGGGAACCTCGTCACGCCGAGCTTCTGGAACGTGGCCTGGTTGAAAGAAGGCTTCGCCTCCTACTTCCAATACTACGCTTTGTCCTTCGTGCAACCGAGCTGGAACATGATGGACAAATTCGTGGTCGATATGCTGCAGCCGACACTGCTCTTGGACTCCGCGAATCATACCAGAGTCATGAACGGCCTGGACGTGGGCAGTCCTAGCAGCATCATGGCTGTGTTGGATTTTGTTTCTTATAAGAAAG GGGCGTCAGTGATACGCATGCTTGCTCACGTGATTGGGGATTCAGCGTTTCAAAATGGCTTACGAAGTTACTTAAAAGATAT ATCGTACAGACCAGCTACACCAAACGACCTATACGAACACATGCAGTTCGCTGCGAACAAGTCTGGTTATCTACGAGCTGACATTTCGATTAAACATGTAATGGATTCTTGGACGGATCAGCCATCTTTCCCTTTGGTCACGGtgacacgaaattatgatgAAAACACAGTTTCAATATCACAAGAACGATTCTGCCAAAGCGTCGATCGGTGTGACAAGACCGGTGGAATGAACAAGTGGTGGGTACCACTGAATTTTGCGACTGAGTCATCACCGGCTAACTTTTCGTATACAGCCGCGAAAGATTGGTTAAAACCGAAAGACGAAAGTTTAACTATCGGACCGTTTTCGTCCGGCGATTGGGTGATCTTCAACGTCCAACAAATTGGTTATTACCGAGTGAACTATGACGAGAAAAATTGGCGATTGCTTATCAATTCTTTAATATCGAAAGACTTCAAGAAGATACATCAAGTGAATAGAGCTTCCCTGATTGATGACGCTTTCAACTTGGCCAAAGCAGGATATCTAGATTACTCGATTCCGTTTAATCTATCGAGTTACTTGATCCAGGAACTTGACTACGAACCTTGGCTCGCGGCTGTTAACAACTTCAAATTTCTGGAGAAAATGTTGAGAAGCGTACCGGAGGTGCACCAGCTCTTTCGG AATCACGTGAAACGTTTATTGGATCCAATCTACAACCGATTAAGTTTCAATGAATCCGCAAATGATAACGTGGTGACGAAATTACaacgcgagctaattttatccaCTTCCTGTTTGATGCGGAACCCTCATTGCGTGAGGATGTCTCAAACCCTGTTTGAGAAATGGAAGCTCAACGAACA GATATTGCAAGATACCAGGAGCTTTGTCTACCGCGAAGGAATACGCAGTGGCAGCGATAAAGACTGGTACCGGATGTTGACAACTTGGTTGGTAACCGATCTGCACACCGAGCAAGAGCTTCTATTGAAAGCTCTTGGCTGCACCGGAAATTCGCATTTGATTGATCA ATATCTCGCGATGACGATATCGGATAAATCGAAGGTCCGCAAACAATACAGAGTCACTATAATCAACGCTGTTTTGGACGGAGAAACGGAAAACGTCGACCGCTTACTCCAGTACTTGAGACATAATTTACAAAAACTAATCAGCTT GAGAGATCACGCTTTTCTGGGGAAAGTGATCACAGCGATCGGGAACGCGATTACGTCGCAGAAGCAAACGGAACAG TTACGAGCGTTTGTCGAGGAAAATCTCGAGGGACTCGACGAAGTGTTGACGACCGCGAAACAAGCGATCGCTGTCGCTTCGGAAAATGTCGATTGGACAGAGAAATATTCACCAATAATCGCCGACGCTCTTAAGCGGCTGGTCTAA
- the LOC143213772 gene encoding aminopeptidase N isoform X2 — MAAIQCFLALLLIVVNSKRLEGSTIYGELHNVDDHNSYRLPEEAVPISYDLRLFTRLGLDDFDYQGRVKITFEIIKPTSTIVFHNDGLTIQEEKSKLYRQADGETNLIAIPITGHLQEEKRQFHILKLSEKLTPGIYVLELDFDGEARDDVFGFYRSSYVRNGETKWMGVTQFSPVYARRAFPCLDEPHLKAIFTLRIGHVGNQLATSNTPIATTVKYANNTNYYLTTFEPTPRMSTYLVGWAVHDFLPETSGSSENFKIWTRASMRRRGSDALNQGVLIYSFLKSYFRVENPIPKMDQIAVPDFNFNAMENWGMITYRESVVLHEKAVTPTKYMFDGSTTMAHEYAHTWFGNLVTPSFWNVAWLKEGFASYFQYYALSFVQPSWNMMDKFVVDMLQPTLLLDSANHTRVMNGLDVGSPSSIMAVLDFVSYKKGASVIRMLAHVIGDSAFQNGLRSYLKDISYRPATPNDLYEHMQFAANKSGYLRADISIKHVMDSWTDQPSFPLVTVTRNYDENTVSISQERFCQSVDRCDKTGGMNKWWVPLNFATESSPANFSYTAAKDWLKPKDESLTIGPFSSGDWVIFNVQQIGYYRVNYDEKNWRLLINSLISKDFKKIHQVNRASLIDDAFNLAKAGYLDYSIPFNLSSYLIQELDYEPWLAAVNNFKFLEKMLRSVPEVHQLFRNHVKRLLDPIYNRLSFNESANDNVVTKLQRELILSTSCLMRNPHCVRMSQTLFEKWKLNEQILQDTRSFVYREGIRSGSDKDWYRMLTTWLVTDLHTEQELLLKALGCTGNSHLIDQYLAMTISDKSKVRKQYRVTIINAVLDGETENVDRLLQYLRHNLQKLISLRDHAFLGKVITAIGNAITSQKQTEQLRAFVEENLEGLDEVLTTAKQAIAVASENVDWTEKYSPIIADALKRLV, encoded by the exons ATGGCAGCTATACAGTGCTTTCTCGCGTTATTATTGATCGTTGTGAACAGTAAACGTCTCGAAGGTTCAACGATCTATGGCGAACTCCATAATGTCGACGATCATAATTCATACAGACTACCCGAGGAGGCCGTACCGATTTCTTACGACCTTCGGTTATTCACTCGATTGGGATTAGACGATTTCGATTACCAAGGCCGCGTGAAGATAACGTTCGAAATAATTAAGCCGACCAGCACCATTGTATTTCATAATGATGGCTTGACTATACAGGAAGAGAAGTCGAAGCTTTACCGGCAAGCTGACGGAGAAACGAATTTAATTGCTATTCCAATTACTGGTCATTTGCAGGAGGAAAAGAGGCAATTTCACATTTTGAAATTGTCGGAAAAATTGACACCCGGTATATACGTGTTGGAGCTTGACTTCGATGGTGAAGCGCGCGACGACGTGTTTGGATTTTACAGGAGCTCGTACGTCAGGAACGGAGAGACAAA atGGATGGGGGTCACCCAATTCTCACCTGTGTACGCGCGTCGAGCGTTTCCCTGTCTCGACGAGCCCCACTTGAAAGCCATCTTCACCCTTCGTATCGGTCATGTAGGTAACCAACTGGCAACAAGCAACACTCCCATTGCAACTACAGTCAAATATGC GAACAACACGAACTATTATTTAACCACGTTCGAGCCAACCCCGAGAATGTCCACTTACCTTGTCGGCTGGGCAGTCCACGATTTCCTCCCGGAGACGTCGGgaagctctgaaaatttcaaaatttggaCGCGAGCGTCGATGCGTCGGCGGGGATCTGACGCGTTGAACCAAGGTGTCTTGATCTACTCCTTCCTCAAGAGCTACTTCCGCGTCGAGAATCCGATCCCGAAGATGGACCAGATCGCCGTGcccgatttcaatttcaacgcgATGGAGAACTGGGGTATGATCACGTACAGAGAGTCGGTGGTCTTGCATGAGAAGGCCGTCACACCGACGAAGTACATGTTCGACGGATCCACCACTATGGCTCACGAGTATGCTCACACCTGGTTCGGGAACCTCGTCACGCCGAGCTTCTGGAACGTGGCCTGGTTGAAAGAAGGCTTCGCCTCCTACTTCCAATACTACGCTTTGTCCTTCGTGCAACCGAGCTGGAACATGATGGACAAATTCGTGGTCGATATGCTGCAGCCGACACTGCTCTTGGACTCCGCGAATCATACCAGAGTCATGAACGGCCTGGACGTGGGCAGTCCTAGCAGCATCATGGCTGTGTTGGATTTTGTTTCTTATAAGAAAG GGGCGTCAGTGATACGCATGCTTGCTCACGTGATTGGGGATTCAGCGTTTCAAAATGGCTTACGAAGTTACTTAAAAGATAT ATCGTACAGACCAGCTACACCAAACGACCTATACGAACACATGCAGTTCGCTGCGAACAAGTCTGGTTATCTACGAGCTGACATTTCGATTAAACATGTAATGGATTCTTGGACGGATCAGCCATCTTTCCCTTTGGTCACGGtgacacgaaattatgatgAAAACACAGTTTCAATATCACAAGAACGATTCTGCCAAAGCGTCGATCGGTGTGACAAGACCGGTGGAATGAACAAGTGGTGGGTACCACTGAATTTTGCGACTGAGTCATCACCGGCTAACTTTTCGTATACAGCCGCGAAAGATTGGTTAAAACCGAAAGACGAAAGTTTAACTATCGGACCGTTTTCGTCCGGCGATTGGGTGATCTTCAACGTCCAACAAATTGGTTATTACCGAGTGAACTATGACGAGAAAAATTGGCGATTGCTTATCAATTCTTTAATATCGAAAGACTTCAAGAAGATACATCAAGTGAATAGAGCTTCCCTGATTGATGACGCTTTCAACTTGGCCAAAGCAGGATATCTAGATTACTCGATTCCGTTTAATCTATCGAGTTACTTGATCCAGGAACTTGACTACGAACCTTGGCTCGCGGCTGTTAACAACTTCAAATTTCTGGAGAAAATGTTGAGAAGCGTACCGGAGGTGCACCAGCTCTTTCGG AATCACGTGAAACGTTTATTGGATCCAATCTACAACCGATTAAGTTTCAATGAATCCGCAAATGATAACGTGGTGACGAAATTACaacgcgagctaattttatccaCTTCCTGTTTGATGCGGAACCCTCATTGCGTGAGGATGTCTCAAACCCTGTTTGAGAAATGGAAGCTCAACGAACA GATATTGCAAGATACCAGGAGCTTTGTCTACCGCGAAGGAATACGCAGTGGCAGCGATAAAGACTGGTACCGGATGTTGACAACTTGGTTGGTAACCGATCTGCACACCGAGCAAGAGCTTCTATTGAAAGCTCTTGGCTGCACCGGAAATTCGCATTTGATTGATCA ATATCTCGCGATGACGATATCGGATAAATCGAAGGTCCGCAAACAATACAGAGTCACTATAATCAACGCTGTTTTGGACGGAGAAACGGAAAACGTCGACCGCTTACTCCAGTACTTGAGACATAATTTACAAAAACTAATCAGCTT GAGAGATCACGCTTTTCTGGGGAAAGTGATCACAGCGATCGGGAACGCGATTACGTCGCAGAAGCAAACGGAACAG TTACGAGCGTTTGTCGAGGAAAATCTCGAGGGACTCGACGAAGTGTTGACGACCGCGAAACAAGCGATCGCTGTCGCTTCGGAAAATGTCGATTGGACAGAGAAATATTCACCAATAATCGCCGACGCTCTTAAGCGGCTGGTCTAA